In the Hylaeus volcanicus isolate JK05 chromosome 1, UHH_iyHylVolc1.0_haploid, whole genome shotgun sequence genome, one interval contains:
- the LOC128877831 gene encoding dual specificity protein phosphatase CDC14C isoform X1 gives MEDTNDILVCATEFIKDRLYFVMLRTMIKPKSTPNIHYFSIDEELVYENFYNDFGPLNLAMLYHYCQKVNKKLKAVTLKKKKIVHYTTMDPQKRVNAAFLIGSYAILYCKRTADEVYDCLTSSPNCPSFIMFRDASIGMPCYQISLSECLSAIYKCHRLGFFNFQDFRVKEYEYFERVENGDLNWIVPDKFIAFCGPYAKSKIENGYPLHGPESYFTYFRDNNVTTIIRLNTKIYDASSFIDAGFDHKDLFFADGSTPTEAIIRQFLKIAENANGAVAVHCKAGLGRTGTLIACYIMKHYHLTAHETIAWIRICRPGSVIGHQQNCLVKNEAYLHSLLKEPLQPKNGNPVHKYGIYSIIGRPKTAFLTNLKDSHLIQDNVSGIMHRVDGITLDDNTPAAGTSTTKYISLTQGDKLNQIKAKRRNLPTNHTLSTTTGSSTDVHPYLCALLQTRSKKSTINALTGNKKKDPTKRVLLPRSTATIAKRNSWLVNSIRDSPPRHVKSTKPATQIHNINNNNNNNTTTTTSVTSISVSKPVTRASIRTSCITETRTTNASANHSVAQPQQGMNMILRSADRVNRYHNSLRHDVGEDNRAVIRASHQCRRTHRLNPIIR, from the exons ATGGAAGATACAAACGACATACTAGTATGCGCAACAGAATTTATAAAAG atcgattatattttgtaatgttgAGGACAATGATAAAGCCAAAGAGTACTCCAAACATCCATTATTTCAGTATCGATGAAGAACTGGTTTacgaaaatttttataatgatttcGGTCCGTTAAATCTTGCAATGTTATATCACTATTGCcaaaaggttaataaaaaACTAAAGGCAGtaactttaaagaaaaagaaaattgtacattaTACAACTATGGATCCACAGAAAAGAGTCAATGCTGCTTTCCTTATAGGAAGCTATGCT atattatattgtaaacgAACAGCGGATGAAGTCTATGATTGTTTAACTAGTAGTCCTAATTGTCCGTCGTTTATTATGTTTCGCGATGCTTCTATTGGTATGCCATGTTACCAAATATCGTTAAGTGAATGTCTGAGTGCCATATATAAGTGCCACAGACTTggattctttaattttcaagattttcgTGTTAAAGAATACGAATACTTTGAAAGAGTAGAAAATGGGGATTTAAATTGGATTGTTCCTGATAAATTTATCGCATTTTGCGGACCTTATGCTAAatctaaaatagaaaatg GGTATCCACTTCATGGACCAGAATCATATTTTACGTACTTCCGTGACAACAATGTAACTACAATTATACGacttaatacaaaaatttatgatgCATCAAGCTTCATAGATGCAGGATTTGATCATAAAGACTTATTTTTTGCCGATGGTTCAACTCCAACGGAAGCAATTATACgtcaatttcttaaaatagcAGAGAATGCAAACGGTGCTGTTGCTGTACATTGTAAAGCAGGACTTGGCAGGACGGGTACTTTGATAGCCTGTTACATCATGAAACATTATCATTTAACAGCTCacgaaacaattgcgtggataAGAATATGTAGACCAGGTTCGGTAATTGGACATCAGCAAAATTGTTTAGTGAA aaATGAGGCATATCTGCACTCTCTGTTAAAAGAACCACTACAACCAAAGAATGGGAATCCAGTGCAtaaatatggaatatattctataattgGTAGACCTAAGACAGCATTTTTGACCAATCTGAAAGATTCTCATCTGATACAAGATAATGTTTCTGGAATTATGCATAGAGTCGATGGAATTACATTAGACGACAATACTCCTGCTGCTGGTACTAGCACAACTAAATACATTAGCTTGACTCAAGGCgacaaattaaatcaaataaaagcCAAAAGACGAAATTTACCAACGAATCACACGCTTAGTACCACTACTGGATCATCAACAGATGTACA CCCATATTTATGTGCATTATTACAAACAAGAAGTAAGAAGAGTACAATTAATGCATTAActggaaataaaaagaaagatccTACGAAAAGGGTTCTTCTGCCTAGATCAACTGCAACTATTGCTAAAAG aaacagTTGGCTGGTCAACAGTATCCGTGATTCACCTCCGCGTCATGTTAAGTCTACTAAACCAGCAACACAGATCCATAAtatcaacaacaacaacaacaacaacacaACCACCACTACTTCCGTTACATCAATATCTGTATCGAAACCGGTGACAAGGGCCAGTATAAGAACTTCCTGCATCACAGAGACCCGTACTACAAATGCGTCTGCAAATCATTCAGTCGCGCAACCGCAACAGGGCATGAATATGATTCTCAGGTCTGCAGATCGAGTAAATCGCTATCATAATTCTCTAAGGCA TGACGTTGGGGAGGACAATCGAGCAGTAATTCGAGCATCTCACCAGTGCCGAAGGACTCATCGCTTAAATCCAATCATTCGATAA
- the LOC128877831 gene encoding dual specificity protein phosphatase CDC14C isoform X3, which translates to MEDTNDILVCATEFIKDRLYFVMLRTMIKPKSTPNIHYFSIDEELVYENFYNDFGPLNLAMLYHYCQKVNKKLKAVTLKKKKIVHYTTMDPQKRVNAAFLIGSYAILYCKRTADEVYDCLTSSPNCPSFIMFRDASIGMPCYQISLSECLSAIYKCHRLGFFNFQDFRVKEYEYFERVENGDLNWIVPDKFIAFCGPYAKSKIENGYPLHGPESYFTYFRDNNVTTIIRLNTKIYDASSFIDAGFDHKDLFFADGSTPTEAIIRQFLKIAENANGAVAVHCKAGLGRTGTLIACYIMKHYHLTAHETIAWIRICRPGSVIGHQQNCLVKNEAYLHSLLKEPLQPKNGNPVHKYGIYSIIGRPKTAFLTNLKDSHLIQDNVSGIMHRVDGITLDDNTPAAGTSTTKYISLTQGDKLNQIKAKRRNLPTNHTLSTTTGSSTDVHPYLCALLQTRSKKSTINALTGNKKKDPTKRVLLPRSTATIAKSARTTKSYKTAFIR; encoded by the exons ATGGAAGATACAAACGACATACTAGTATGCGCAACAGAATTTATAAAAG atcgattatattttgtaatgttgAGGACAATGATAAAGCCAAAGAGTACTCCAAACATCCATTATTTCAGTATCGATGAAGAACTGGTTTacgaaaatttttataatgatttcGGTCCGTTAAATCTTGCAATGTTATATCACTATTGCcaaaaggttaataaaaaACTAAAGGCAGtaactttaaagaaaaagaaaattgtacattaTACAACTATGGATCCACAGAAAAGAGTCAATGCTGCTTTCCTTATAGGAAGCTATGCT atattatattgtaaacgAACAGCGGATGAAGTCTATGATTGTTTAACTAGTAGTCCTAATTGTCCGTCGTTTATTATGTTTCGCGATGCTTCTATTGGTATGCCATGTTACCAAATATCGTTAAGTGAATGTCTGAGTGCCATATATAAGTGCCACAGACTTggattctttaattttcaagattttcgTGTTAAAGAATACGAATACTTTGAAAGAGTAGAAAATGGGGATTTAAATTGGATTGTTCCTGATAAATTTATCGCATTTTGCGGACCTTATGCTAAatctaaaatagaaaatg GGTATCCACTTCATGGACCAGAATCATATTTTACGTACTTCCGTGACAACAATGTAACTACAATTATACGacttaatacaaaaatttatgatgCATCAAGCTTCATAGATGCAGGATTTGATCATAAAGACTTATTTTTTGCCGATGGTTCAACTCCAACGGAAGCAATTATACgtcaatttcttaaaatagcAGAGAATGCAAACGGTGCTGTTGCTGTACATTGTAAAGCAGGACTTGGCAGGACGGGTACTTTGATAGCCTGTTACATCATGAAACATTATCATTTAACAGCTCacgaaacaattgcgtggataAGAATATGTAGACCAGGTTCGGTAATTGGACATCAGCAAAATTGTTTAGTGAA aaATGAGGCATATCTGCACTCTCTGTTAAAAGAACCACTACAACCAAAGAATGGGAATCCAGTGCAtaaatatggaatatattctataattgGTAGACCTAAGACAGCATTTTTGACCAATCTGAAAGATTCTCATCTGATACAAGATAATGTTTCTGGAATTATGCATAGAGTCGATGGAATTACATTAGACGACAATACTCCTGCTGCTGGTACTAGCACAACTAAATACATTAGCTTGACTCAAGGCgacaaattaaatcaaataaaagcCAAAAGACGAAATTTACCAACGAATCACACGCTTAGTACCACTACTGGATCATCAACAGATGTACA CCCATATTTATGTGCATTATTACAAACAAGAAGTAAGAAGAGTACAATTAATGCATTAActggaaataaaaagaaagatccTACGAAAAGGGTTCTTCTGCCTAGATCAACTGCAACTATTGCTAAAAG TGCGCGCACAACCAAAAGTTATAAAACTGCATTTATCAGATGA
- the LOC128877831 gene encoding dual specificity protein phosphatase CDC14C isoform X2, with amino-acid sequence MEDTNDILVCATEFIKDRLYFVMLRTMIKPKSTPNIHYFSIDEELVYENFYNDFGPLNLAMLYHYCQKVNKKLKAVTLKKKKIVHYTTMDPQKRVNAAFLIGSYAILYCKRTADEVYDCLTSSPNCPSFIMFRDASIGMPCYQISLSECLSAIYKCHRLGFFNFQDFRVKEYEYFERVENGDLNWIVPDKFIAFCGPYAKSKIENGYPLHGPESYFTYFRDNNVTTIIRLNTKIYDASSFIDAGFDHKDLFFADGSTPTEAIIRQFLKIAENANGAVAVHCKAGLGRTGTLIACYIMKHYHLTAHETIAWIRICRPGSVIGHQQNCLVKNEAYLHSLLKEPLQPKNGNPVHKYGIYSIIGRPKTAFLTNLKDSHLIQDNVSGIMHRVDGITLDDNTPAAGTSTTKYISLTQGDKLNQIKAKRRNLPTNHTLSTTTGSSTDVHPYLCALLQTRSKKSTINALTGNKKKDPTKRVLLPRSTATIAKRNSWLVNSIRDSPPRHVKSTKPATQIHNINNNNNNNTTTTTSVTSISVSKPVTRASIRTSCITETRTTNASANHSVAQPQQGMNMILRSADRVNRYHNSLRHARTTKSYKTAFIR; translated from the exons ATGGAAGATACAAACGACATACTAGTATGCGCAACAGAATTTATAAAAG atcgattatattttgtaatgttgAGGACAATGATAAAGCCAAAGAGTACTCCAAACATCCATTATTTCAGTATCGATGAAGAACTGGTTTacgaaaatttttataatgatttcGGTCCGTTAAATCTTGCAATGTTATATCACTATTGCcaaaaggttaataaaaaACTAAAGGCAGtaactttaaagaaaaagaaaattgtacattaTACAACTATGGATCCACAGAAAAGAGTCAATGCTGCTTTCCTTATAGGAAGCTATGCT atattatattgtaaacgAACAGCGGATGAAGTCTATGATTGTTTAACTAGTAGTCCTAATTGTCCGTCGTTTATTATGTTTCGCGATGCTTCTATTGGTATGCCATGTTACCAAATATCGTTAAGTGAATGTCTGAGTGCCATATATAAGTGCCACAGACTTggattctttaattttcaagattttcgTGTTAAAGAATACGAATACTTTGAAAGAGTAGAAAATGGGGATTTAAATTGGATTGTTCCTGATAAATTTATCGCATTTTGCGGACCTTATGCTAAatctaaaatagaaaatg GGTATCCACTTCATGGACCAGAATCATATTTTACGTACTTCCGTGACAACAATGTAACTACAATTATACGacttaatacaaaaatttatgatgCATCAAGCTTCATAGATGCAGGATTTGATCATAAAGACTTATTTTTTGCCGATGGTTCAACTCCAACGGAAGCAATTATACgtcaatttcttaaaatagcAGAGAATGCAAACGGTGCTGTTGCTGTACATTGTAAAGCAGGACTTGGCAGGACGGGTACTTTGATAGCCTGTTACATCATGAAACATTATCATTTAACAGCTCacgaaacaattgcgtggataAGAATATGTAGACCAGGTTCGGTAATTGGACATCAGCAAAATTGTTTAGTGAA aaATGAGGCATATCTGCACTCTCTGTTAAAAGAACCACTACAACCAAAGAATGGGAATCCAGTGCAtaaatatggaatatattctataattgGTAGACCTAAGACAGCATTTTTGACCAATCTGAAAGATTCTCATCTGATACAAGATAATGTTTCTGGAATTATGCATAGAGTCGATGGAATTACATTAGACGACAATACTCCTGCTGCTGGTACTAGCACAACTAAATACATTAGCTTGACTCAAGGCgacaaattaaatcaaataaaagcCAAAAGACGAAATTTACCAACGAATCACACGCTTAGTACCACTACTGGATCATCAACAGATGTACA CCCATATTTATGTGCATTATTACAAACAAGAAGTAAGAAGAGTACAATTAATGCATTAActggaaataaaaagaaagatccTACGAAAAGGGTTCTTCTGCCTAGATCAACTGCAACTATTGCTAAAAG aaacagTTGGCTGGTCAACAGTATCCGTGATTCACCTCCGCGTCATGTTAAGTCTACTAAACCAGCAACACAGATCCATAAtatcaacaacaacaacaacaacaacacaACCACCACTACTTCCGTTACATCAATATCTGTATCGAAACCGGTGACAAGGGCCAGTATAAGAACTTCCTGCATCACAGAGACCCGTACTACAAATGCGTCTGCAAATCATTCAGTCGCGCAACCGCAACAGGGCATGAATATGATTCTCAGGTCTGCAGATCGAGTAAATCGCTATCATAATTCTCTAAGGCA TGCGCGCACAACCAAAAGTTATAAAACTGCATTTATCAGATGA
- the LOC128877852 gene encoding fibroblast growth factor 1-like, translating into MSLRWIHENLEAPTCDEECSDIDDSCSDDSYDSDLSIVEEKGTANEKEINGDRRGKRETRRHPTTTVKFDENGTPRYITSKIIKQPPCVIWDPRKPAENPVYNCLVIKLFCRTGYHLAITDSGRVRGLSGTNEAHALLHIIPVSFGVIRVQSIETSLYLAFNKKGRLYGEPNMNKDNTEWEQWNVGSYDAFRSRKYANQGRWIGIKKNGRAKHGSKTRWGQKAIQFLAIRQD; encoded by the exons ATGAGTCTTCGGTGGATTCACGAAAATTTAGAGGCGCCAACATGCGACGAAGAATGCAGCGACATCGATGACAGTTGCAGCGACGACAGCTATGATTCTGATCTGTCGATCGTTGAGGAGAAAGGAACGGCGAACGAGAAGGAGATTAATGGAGATCGcagaggaaaaagagaaaccaGAAGACACCCGACCACCACAGTGAAATTCGATGAGAATGG aACTCCACGTTATATCACGAGCAAGATAATTAAACAACCACCTTGCGTAATATGGGACCCGAGAAAACCAGCGGAAAATCCTGTATACAACTGCCTggtaatcaaattattttgtcgaACTGGCTATCATCTTGCTATCACAGATTCGGGACGCGTTCGGGGTTTGAGTGGCACTAACGAAGCGCATG CCCTACTTCACATTATACCGGTATCGTTTGGGGTAATTCGAGTACAGAGCATCGAGACTAGTCTTTACCTGGCTTTCAATAAGAAGGGTCGTTTGTACGGAGAG CCAAATATGAACAAGGATAACACAGAATGGGAGCAATGGAACGTCGGTTCTTACGATGCTTTCCGTTCGCGAAAATACGCCAATCAGGGACGGTGGATAGGAATAAAGAAGAACGGACGAGCAAAACATGGATCAAAGACTCGCTGGGGTCAAAAAGCGATACAGTTTTTAGCAATACGACAGGACTAA
- the LOC128877877 gene encoding short coiled-coil protein B translates to MSTSVTAKLQDDMNSIPLADDDPQVIIPEEEILDNSCHMSDSLGRGRSMDSIPSTFTNGSCSPNSLDPDISPDEQEEKARLIAQVLELQNTLDDLSQRVDSVKEENLKLRSENQVLSQYIENLMSASSVFQSTSPNAKKK, encoded by the exons ATGTCTACGTCCGTGACAGCCAAACTTCAGGATGACATGAATAGTATACCGTTGGCAGACGATGATCCTCAAG TAATTATTCCCGAAGAAGAAATTTTGGATAACAGCTGTCACATGTCCGACTCGTTGGGTAGAGGACGCAGCATGGATTCCATCCCATCTACTTTCACGAACGGGAGCTGTAGTCCCAACA GTTTAGATCCGGATATTAGTCCCGACGAGCAGGAAGAGAAGGCAAGGTTGATTGCTCAAGTACTCGAACTTCAGAATACTCTGGATG ACTTGTCACAGAGAGTGGACAGTGTGAAAGAGGAGAACCTGAAACTTAGAAGCGAGAATCAAGTACTGAGTCAATACATCGAGAACTTAATGTCGGCATCCAGTGTTTTTCAATCTACCAGCCCCAACGCCAAAAAAAAGTGA
- the LOC128877570 gene encoding centrosomal protein of 78 kDa-like produces MMGNPHEDPTAPSAKRGIQTGRNFATSYMELCKQHRLRPLPVICVALPHNLDFTTDRVKMDDWNPILNSLSLDRSLKSISVRSRYQCRKPLEEINSEDKARTMGKAPVVLSRYLLECLSHSVSQCVGNSAALTSLELEGIPFPPDCLAVLCVGLSHTQTLRYLSLQRCYIGDSSCELVCRTVADVSSVRSLNLSSCDLTFKCGSALAAALSRQKLSLYHDTWKQSLRYQEPNIEAMPGLRRLTLNDNPQLGDTAAIELIEAIRDSLWLKALDMQRCGLTDKIANDLLELLTYNTTLMVLDVRQNANLNEELAKDIMKRLAQSNVDAKSDFRWLGLPEQNRRVASAGGRKRTENENKTLSRPRSAMTEYAKRPYQAPSRKSATTTNNNVSKIKGRPHVPPCKLVRPQQRHQEQQQQIGQNGQPKPKMSLHLDLQSHIQSVIGEGMDTACNGTYENSGRRETDSRTCSKADTSKVDATTQVTSSPEVEELLRTRIIQVELAEARAEHDRLVEETKRSSLLLAVEKNRREEAEAKLKGMRNNLTELENALKEKEQETNGSVLLSQQSLDEICSSFDRLLEMLDSVNRNPNTGRTESTEMAIVQADIKERVASVIRQTKSENLRRGFVVDVDEDDSIGYTEPIKKLAKSESDVRTTLPPISTMHLERNIGDSPDVGSSALPSRILCHEARMDAMSPRERARTLFKQILHADSMFDFCNHVD; encoded by the coding sequence ATGATGGGCAATCCACACGAGGACCCAACCGCCCCCTCGGCGAAGAGAGGGATCCAAACCGGCAGAAACTTCGCCACTTCGTACATGGAGCTGTGCAAGCAGCATCGACTGCGTCCACTGCCAGTAATCTGTGTGGCTCTGCCTCACAACTTGGACTTCACCACCGACAGGGTGAAAATGGACGACTGGAATCCGATCTTGAACTCCCTGTCCCTCGATCGTAGCCTGAAATCGATCAGCGTGCGCAGCAGGTACCAGTGTCGCAAGCCACTGGAGGAGATCAATTCGGAGGACAAAGCGAGAACGATGGGCAAAGCGCCCGTAGTGTTGTCTCGCTATCTTCTAGAGTGTTTGTCCCACAGTGTCAGTCAATGCGTCGGGAATTCTGCAGCTCTGACCAGTCTGGAACTGGAAGGCATACCGTTCCCACCAGATTGCTTGGCTGTGCTGTGCGTCGGGTTGTCGCACACTCAGACCTTGCGGTACTTGTCCCTTCAGCGCTGCTACATCGGGGACAGTTCGTGCGAGTTGGTATGTCGCACCGTGGCCGACGTTTCCAGCGTCAGATCGCTGAACCTCAGCTCCTGCGACCTGACCTTCAAATGTGGATCAGCCTTAGCAGCGGCGCTCTCGAGGCAAAAGTTATCCCTCTACCACGACACTTGGAAGCAATCGTTGAGGTACCAGGAGCCGAACATCGAGGCGATGCCAGGATTGCGTCGTCTGACGTTGAACGACAACCCTCAATTGGGCGACACAGCGGCGATCGAGTTGATCGAGGCGATACGGGACAGTCTCTGGCTGAAAGCTCTGGACATGCAGCGTTGCGGCTTGACCGACAAGATCGCCAATGATCTCCTGGAATTGCTCACTTACAATACAACCTTGATGGTCCTCGACGTCCGACAGAACGCGAACTTGAACGAGGAGCTGGCGAAGGATATAATGAAGAGGCTGGCGCAGAGCAACGTGGACGCAAAGTCTGATTTCAGGTGGCTTGGTTTACCTGAACAGAATCGAAGAGTAGCCTCTGCTGGTGGCAGGAAGAGGACTGagaatgaaaacaaaacgCTGTCCAGACCACGAAGCGCCATGACGGAGTACGCCAAGAGACCCTACCAGGCTCCGTCGAGAAAATCAGCCACTACGACGAACAACAACGTATCGAAAATTAAAGGTAGACCGCATGTTCCACCGTGTAAACTGGTACGGCCTCAGCAGAGGCACCAggaacaacaacaacaaatcgGCCAGAACGGTCAGCCGAAGCCTAAAATGTCCCTTCATCTGGACCTCCAGTCTCATATACAATCTGTCATAGGCGAAGGGATGGACACCGCGTGCAACGGGACGTACGAGAACAGTGGTCGGCGTGAAACAGACAGCAGAACCTGTTCGAAAGCTGATACGAGCAAGGTAGACGCGACGACGCAAGTGACGAGCAGCCCGGAAGTCGAGGAACTATTAAGAACTCGCATAATCCAGGTTGAATTGGCGGAGGCCAGAGCAGAACACGATCGCCTCGTAGAGGAAACGAAACGCAGCAGTCTCTTGTTAGCCGTGGAAAAGAATCGCCGCGAGGAGGCCGAGGCGAAGCTGAAAGGCATGAGGAACAATCTGACAGAGTTGGAGAACGCTTTGAAGGAGAAAGAGCAGGAAACGAATGGATCCGTGCTGCTTAGCCAGCAGTCTCTCGACGAGATTTGCAGTTCGTTTGATCGTCTTTTGGAGATGCTGGACAGCGTCAACAGGAATCCAAATACCGGCAGAACGGAGTCCACCGAGATGGCGATTGTTCAGGCGGACATAAAGGAACGAGTCGCCTCGGTAATCCGACAAACAAAGTCGGAGAATCTGAGGAGAGGATTCGTCGTGGACGTGGACGAGGACGACTCGATAGGGTACACCGAACCGATCAAGAAGTTGGCCAAATCGGAGAGTGACGTCAGAACGACGTTACCTCCGATATCGACGATGCATTTGGAAAGGAACATAGGGGATAGCCCAGACGTAGGTTCGTCCGCGCTGCCGAGCAGAATTCTATGTCACGAAGCGAGAATGGACGCCATGTCTCCCAGAGAGAGAGCCAGAACGCTgttcaaacaaattcttcACGCAGACTCTATGTTCGACTTTTGCAATCACGTGGATTAA